A stretch of Corallococcus macrosporus DNA encodes these proteins:
- a CDS encoding ATP-binding protein → MKLARKFTLALVLLAVAVMAGLQAFQVNRELARSEIDTQHDHRLLGHTLAGSIGKAWQLAGEAEALTLLNQANRFQEQVRLRWVWLDGGPGSGFAPALPPALLLSLRAGNDGWMMDASTSPGVLRSYTPVFLGRRMGAIEITESMSEQEQHVRTTVVGTFIATAALSVFFLLAAMAMGRRLVGRPVEQLVHLAGRIGEGDLTARVPLRREHGDELTTLAVAMNRMGEQLEETRARLASETAARLATVEHLRHADRLTTVGKLASGVAHELGTPLNVVMGRAKMVSSGEAEGDEVNECARIIFQQAQHMTGIIRQLLDFARRRTPSRAPEDLSLLAERTFSLLKPMATKKGVALSQEVPSGFTVEVDAGQFQQVLTNLVMNGLHAMSRPGTLRVRSQVVRAAPPADVGGAEQDWVRLDVEDEGSGIPADVLPHVFEPFFTTKDVGEGTGLGLSVSYGMVRDHGGWIDVKSEPGRGSCFSIYLPPGTHACQAAS, encoded by the coding sequence GTGAAGCTCGCTCGCAAGTTCACCCTGGCCCTGGTGCTGCTCGCCGTCGCGGTGATGGCCGGCCTGCAGGCGTTCCAGGTCAACCGGGAGCTCGCCCGGTCGGAAATCGACACGCAGCACGACCACCGCCTGCTCGGCCACACGCTGGCCGGCTCCATTGGCAAGGCGTGGCAGCTTGCGGGCGAGGCCGAAGCGCTCACGCTCCTCAACCAGGCCAACCGCTTCCAGGAGCAGGTGCGGCTGCGCTGGGTGTGGCTGGACGGCGGGCCGGGCTCCGGCTTCGCGCCGGCGCTGCCTCCGGCCCTGCTGCTCAGCCTGCGCGCGGGCAACGACGGCTGGATGATGGACGCGTCCACCAGCCCGGGCGTGCTGCGCTCGTACACGCCAGTGTTTTTGGGCCGGCGCATGGGCGCCATTGAAATCACCGAGTCCATGTCCGAGCAGGAGCAGCACGTGCGCACCACCGTGGTGGGCACGTTCATCGCCACGGCGGCGCTCTCCGTGTTCTTCCTCCTGGCCGCCATGGCCATGGGCCGCCGGCTGGTGGGCCGGCCGGTGGAGCAGCTGGTGCATCTGGCGGGGCGGATTGGCGAGGGCGACCTCACCGCGCGCGTGCCCCTGCGGCGCGAGCACGGCGACGAACTGACGACGCTGGCGGTGGCCATGAACCGGATGGGCGAGCAGTTGGAGGAGACGCGGGCGCGGCTGGCGTCGGAGACGGCGGCGCGGCTGGCCACGGTGGAGCACCTGCGCCACGCGGACCGGCTCACCACCGTGGGCAAGCTCGCGTCCGGCGTGGCGCATGAACTGGGCACGCCGCTCAACGTCGTCATGGGCCGCGCGAAGATGGTGTCCTCCGGCGAGGCGGAGGGCGACGAGGTGAACGAGTGCGCCCGCATCATCTTCCAGCAGGCGCAGCACATGACCGGCATCATCCGGCAGCTCCTGGACTTCGCGCGCCGGCGCACGCCGTCCCGCGCGCCGGAGGACCTGTCGCTGCTGGCGGAGCGCACCTTCTCCCTGCTCAAGCCCATGGCCACCAAGAAGGGCGTGGCGCTGTCGCAGGAGGTCCCCTCCGGGTTCACCGTGGAGGTGGACGCGGGGCAGTTCCAGCAGGTGCTCACGAACCTGGTGATGAACGGCCTGCACGCGATGAGCCGGCCCGGCACGCTGCGGGTGCGCTCGCAGGTGGTGCGCGCCGCGCCCCCCGCGGACGTGGGCGGGGCGGAGCAGGACTGGGTGCGGCTGGACGTGGAGGACGAGGGCTCGGGCATCCCGGCGGACGTGCTGCCCCATGTCTTCGAGCCGTTCTTCACCACCAAGGACGTGGGCGAGGGAACAGGGCTGGGATTGTCCGTCTCCTATGGGATGGTGCGCGACCACGGCGGCTGGATTGACGTGAAAAGCGAGCCGGGCCGTGGGAGTTGTTTCTCCATCTACCTGCCGCCGGGGACGCACGCATGCCAGGCCGCATCCTGA
- a CDS encoding HEAT repeat domain-containing protein, with product MTGSTVRHHPLSLSADDRARVEEVEQLSRRGPESLPVLVDGLDAPSWAVRRAVVSALARLGTPAVQPLCDLLRHRRDNEARIAAAVDALVAATGDVEGPVESLGEDPNPAIVCDAAQVLGRRRSRRSVPLLSRLIVHPDDNVAVAAIEALGRVGGGAAVDALLSSLGSGNFFRIFPAIDVLGRSGDPTVVPALMALLSDPFYVLEAARALGRTGQEAAVPALVGLLQRGNDAVVRVAAVALVEIHDAQVQRFGGARTVPSVLRSTSSEPHPTGRRLAQVIAGADVGEKTALARLLGWVGGADAASGLLKLLDSQDLGVSRAAAAALGELGAEADTQILQALREGDSSRRRVLLPLVGKRSAAVPDVLLCLEDRDATVRALAAETLSRIGDTSAVPALFVRLADEDPRVSQAVVGAIQSLGSDATETLALEAARSPDARQRRAALRIVAYFGYPRGLDALLAAMRDPDERLRDAAIYGLPFIDDPRAVDALLAAASHESERTRATAMRALGQTDKQARITSTLLGGLNDRDPWVRYYACQSLGKLNEEAAADAIVALANDDAGQVRVAVVDALAHLHTESAMAALRRAASSADADVRRAALLGLGVARRPDALPVLLEAVHSEDPATRLVALSAVAEYDAPETLPALLRAAGDRDDSVRSAAVGFLATRTGPHATQSLVSLLGDVMLREQVVGALALPVEGRLAGLLAALEAADDATAPLLVAALARMRRADARAALMQALVGASPAGRRAAAPAVAALGTVEAREALDRAAHRDEDPEVRRACLLALGR from the coding sequence GTGACCGGTTCGACCGTGAGACACCACCCGCTGTCGCTCTCCGCGGACGACCGCGCCCGGGTGGAAGAGGTGGAGCAGCTGTCGCGCCGCGGCCCGGAGAGCCTGCCGGTGCTGGTGGACGGGCTGGACGCGCCGTCGTGGGCGGTGCGCCGCGCGGTGGTGTCCGCGCTGGCGCGCCTGGGCACCCCCGCGGTGCAGCCCCTGTGCGACCTCTTGCGCCACCGCCGGGACAACGAGGCGCGCATCGCCGCGGCGGTGGACGCGCTGGTGGCCGCCACCGGTGACGTGGAGGGCCCGGTGGAGTCGCTGGGCGAGGACCCCAACCCGGCCATCGTCTGTGACGCCGCCCAGGTGCTGGGCCGGCGGCGCAGCCGGCGGTCCGTGCCGCTGCTATCGCGGCTCATCGTCCACCCGGACGACAACGTGGCGGTGGCCGCCATCGAGGCGCTGGGCCGCGTGGGCGGCGGCGCGGCGGTGGACGCGCTCCTGTCCTCGCTGGGCAGCGGGAACTTCTTCCGCATCTTCCCCGCCATCGACGTGCTGGGCCGCTCGGGCGACCCCACCGTCGTGCCGGCGCTGATGGCGCTCTTGTCGGACCCCTTCTACGTCCTGGAGGCCGCGCGCGCGCTGGGCCGCACCGGCCAGGAGGCCGCGGTGCCCGCGCTGGTGGGGCTGCTCCAGCGCGGCAACGACGCGGTGGTGCGCGTGGCGGCGGTGGCGCTGGTCGAAATCCACGACGCGCAGGTGCAGCGCTTCGGCGGCGCGCGCACGGTGCCGTCGGTGCTGCGCTCCACGTCGTCGGAGCCGCACCCCACCGGACGCCGGCTGGCCCAGGTCATCGCGGGCGCGGACGTGGGGGAGAAGACCGCGCTGGCGCGCCTGTTGGGCTGGGTGGGCGGCGCGGACGCGGCCTCGGGGCTGCTGAAGCTGCTGGACTCGCAGGACCTGGGCGTGTCGCGCGCGGCCGCGGCGGCCCTGGGTGAATTGGGCGCGGAGGCGGACACGCAGATCCTCCAGGCGCTGCGCGAGGGTGACAGCTCGCGGCGCAGGGTGCTCTTGCCCCTGGTGGGCAAGCGCTCCGCGGCGGTGCCGGACGTGCTGTTGTGCCTGGAGGACCGGGACGCGACGGTGCGCGCGCTGGCGGCGGAGACGCTGTCGCGCATTGGCGACACGTCCGCGGTGCCGGCCCTGTTCGTGCGGCTGGCGGACGAGGACCCGCGCGTGTCGCAGGCGGTGGTGGGCGCCATCCAGTCCCTGGGCAGCGACGCGACGGAGACCCTGGCGCTGGAGGCGGCCCGGTCCCCGGACGCGCGCCAGCGGCGGGCGGCGCTGCGCATCGTGGCGTACTTCGGCTACCCGCGCGGCCTGGACGCGCTGCTCGCCGCCATGCGGGACCCGGACGAGCGGCTGCGCGACGCGGCCATCTACGGCCTGCCCTTCATCGACGACCCGCGCGCGGTGGACGCGCTGCTGGCCGCCGCGTCCCATGAGTCCGAGCGCACGCGCGCCACCGCCATGCGCGCGCTGGGCCAGACGGACAAGCAGGCGCGCATCACCTCCACGCTGCTGGGCGGCCTGAACGACCGCGACCCGTGGGTGCGCTACTACGCGTGCCAGTCGCTGGGGAAGCTCAACGAGGAGGCCGCCGCGGACGCCATCGTCGCGCTGGCCAACGACGACGCGGGCCAGGTGCGCGTGGCGGTGGTGGACGCGCTGGCGCACCTGCACACGGAGAGCGCCATGGCGGCGCTGCGCCGGGCGGCGTCCTCCGCGGACGCGGACGTGCGCCGCGCGGCGCTGCTGGGGCTGGGCGTGGCCCGGCGGCCGGACGCGCTGCCGGTGCTGCTGGAGGCGGTGCACTCGGAGGACCCGGCCACACGGCTCGTCGCCCTGTCGGCGGTCGCCGAGTACGACGCGCCGGAGACGCTGCCCGCGCTGTTGCGCGCCGCGGGGGACCGGGACGACAGCGTGCGCAGCGCGGCGGTGGGCTTCCTGGCCACGCGCACGGGCCCGCACGCCACGCAGTCGCTGGTGTCGCTGCTGGGTGACGTGATGCTGCGCGAGCAGGTGGTGGGCGCGCTGGCGCTGCCGGTGGAGGGACGGCTGGCGGGGCTGCTGGCCGCGCTGGAGGCGGCGGACGACGCGACGGCGCCCCTGCTGGTGGCGGCGCTGGCGCGCATGCGCCGGGCGGACGCGAGGGCGGCGTTGATGCAGGCGCTGGTCGGCGCCAGTCCCGCGGGCCGGCGCGCGGCGGCGCCCGCGGTGGCGGCGCTGGGCACGGTGGAGGCGCGCGAGGCGCTGGACCGGGCGGCCCACCGGGACGAAGACCCCGAAGTGCGCCGTGCCTGCCTCCTGGCCCTGGGCCGCTAG
- a CDS encoding sigma-54-dependent transcriptional regulator, whose translation MPGRILIVEDEREMRAMVEKGLQRRGFHPVAVAAADEALQKLSAEDFDTVLTDLRMPGMDGLALCERIVLNRPDIPVVVVTAFGSLETAVAAIRAGAYDFITKPIDLDALVLVLERAVQHRALRAEVRRLREALDQRQDDGALVGESPALKQAYALIDRVADVDATVLITGESGTGKEVAARALHARGRRKEGPFVAINCAAMPEQLLESELFGHAKGAFTDAKASRTGLFVKANGGTLFLDEVGELPMTLQPKLLRALQERMVRPVGGDTETPFDARIVAATNRDLELAVEENRFREDLYYRLNVIGLELPPLRARGNDVLLLSQRFVEQFASRTGKKVVGLSPAAAQRLLAYGWPGNVRELQNCIERAVALTSFEQLTVDDLPERIRNYSTPRVVPENTDPSELVTLEELERRYIHRVLEAVGGSRTLAARILGVDRKTLYRKLERGDSEAKEAKKP comes from the coding sequence ATGCCAGGCCGCATCCTGATTGTCGAAGACGAGCGCGAGATGCGCGCCATGGTGGAGAAGGGCCTCCAGCGCCGGGGCTTCCACCCGGTGGCCGTGGCCGCCGCGGACGAGGCCCTCCAGAAGCTGTCCGCCGAGGACTTCGACACGGTGCTCACCGACCTGCGCATGCCCGGCATGGACGGCCTGGCGCTGTGCGAGCGCATCGTGCTCAACCGGCCGGACATCCCCGTGGTGGTGGTGACGGCCTTCGGCAGCCTGGAGACGGCGGTGGCCGCCATCCGCGCGGGCGCCTACGACTTCATCACCAAGCCCATCGACCTGGACGCGCTGGTGCTGGTGCTGGAGCGCGCCGTGCAGCACCGCGCCCTGCGCGCCGAGGTGCGACGGCTGCGCGAGGCCCTGGACCAGCGCCAGGACGACGGCGCGCTCGTGGGCGAGAGCCCCGCGCTCAAGCAGGCGTACGCGCTCATCGACCGGGTGGCGGACGTGGACGCCACCGTGCTGATCACCGGAGAGAGCGGCACCGGCAAGGAGGTGGCCGCGAGAGCCCTCCACGCCCGGGGCCGGCGCAAGGAGGGGCCTTTCGTGGCCATCAACTGCGCGGCCATGCCGGAGCAACTGCTGGAGAGCGAGCTGTTCGGCCACGCGAAGGGCGCCTTCACCGACGCGAAGGCCTCGCGCACGGGCCTCTTCGTGAAGGCGAACGGCGGCACGCTGTTCCTGGACGAGGTGGGCGAGCTGCCCATGACGCTCCAGCCGAAGCTGCTGCGCGCGTTGCAGGAGCGCATGGTGCGCCCGGTGGGCGGGGACACGGAGACGCCGTTCGACGCGCGCATCGTCGCGGCGACGAACCGCGACCTGGAGCTGGCGGTGGAGGAGAACCGATTCCGCGAGGACCTCTACTACCGGCTCAACGTCATTGGCCTGGAGCTGCCCCCGCTGCGCGCGCGCGGCAACGACGTGCTGCTCCTGTCGCAGCGCTTCGTGGAGCAGTTCGCGTCCCGCACGGGCAAGAAGGTGGTGGGGCTGTCCCCCGCGGCAGCGCAGCGCCTCTTGGCCTACGGGTGGCCGGGCAACGTGCGCGAGCTGCAGAACTGCATCGAGCGCGCGGTGGCGCTCACGTCTTTTGAACAGCTCACGGTGGACGACCTGCCGGAGCGCATCCGCAACTACAGCACGCCGCGCGTGGTGCCGGAGAACACGGACCCGTCGGAGCTGGTGACGCTGGAGGAGCTGGAGCGCCGCTACATCCACCGCGTGCTGGAGGCCGTGGGCGGCAGCCGCACGCTCGCCGCGCGCATCCTGGGCGTGGACCGCAAGACGCTCTACCGCAAGCTGGAGCGCGGCGACTCCGAAGCCAAGGAGGCAAAAAAACCCTGA
- the cheB gene encoding chemotaxis-specific protein-glutamate methyltransferase CheB, which translates to MTLRVLVVDDSAFARKVLRKVLSDAPGLEVVGTARDGLDALERVAELKPDVITLDLVMPSLDGPGFLRALAGMPGAPRVVVVSSAGTDSELAVAALQAGAVDLVHKPTALATDRLYELGAELVEKVRIAGGAVPHYATEQEAGASAPSARPLPSSSQKLLAVGTSTGGPQALTRLLSALPRDFPAPVVLALHIPAGYTEAVAKRLDSQSALEVVEASDGMELVPGRAVLARAGHHLKVARHGALNLARLDRHPLGTPHHPSVDVLFQSVAEVWGRDALGLVLTGMGEDGLQGARALRSAGGVVLTEAESSCVVYGMPRAVAEAGLSNGSAPLDDLVPLISRFV; encoded by the coding sequence ATGACCCTGCGCGTGCTGGTGGTGGATGACTCGGCATTCGCGCGCAAGGTGCTGCGCAAGGTGTTGTCGGACGCGCCGGGCCTGGAGGTGGTGGGCACCGCGCGCGACGGGCTGGACGCGCTGGAGCGCGTGGCGGAGCTCAAGCCGGACGTCATCACGCTGGACCTGGTGATGCCGTCGCTGGACGGGCCGGGCTTCCTGCGCGCGCTGGCGGGCATGCCGGGCGCGCCGCGCGTGGTGGTGGTGAGCAGCGCGGGCACGGACAGCGAGCTGGCGGTGGCCGCGCTCCAGGCGGGCGCGGTGGACCTGGTGCACAAGCCCACGGCGCTGGCCACCGACCGGCTCTACGAACTGGGCGCGGAGCTGGTGGAGAAGGTGCGCATCGCTGGCGGCGCGGTGCCGCACTACGCGACCGAGCAGGAGGCCGGCGCGAGCGCCCCGTCCGCGCGGCCGCTGCCCTCCTCGTCACAGAAGCTGCTGGCGGTGGGCACGTCCACGGGCGGGCCGCAGGCGCTGACGCGGCTGCTGTCGGCGCTGCCCCGGGACTTCCCGGCGCCGGTGGTGCTCGCGCTGCACATCCCCGCCGGTTACACGGAGGCCGTGGCGAAGCGGCTGGACTCGCAGAGCGCGCTGGAGGTGGTGGAGGCGAGCGACGGAATGGAGCTGGTGCCGGGCCGCGCGGTGCTGGCGCGCGCGGGGCACCACCTGAAAGTGGCGCGGCACGGGGCGCTGAACCTGGCGCGCCTGGACCGCCACCCGCTGGGCACCCCGCACCACCCCTCCGTGGACGTGCTCTTCCAGAGCGTGGCGGAGGTCTGGGGGAGGGATGCCCTGGGGCTGGTGCTCACCGGCATGGGCGAGGACGGCCTCCAGGGCGCGCGGGCCCTGCGCTCCGCGGGCGGCGTGGTGCTCACGGAGGCGGAGTCCTCGTGCGTGGTGTACGGCATGCCGCGCGCGGTGGCGGAGGCCGGCCTGTCCAACGGCAGCGCGCCCCTGGACGACCTGGTCCCGCTCATCTCGCGCTTCGTGTGA
- a CDS encoding response regulator, with protein MTNAPPQEEATPAARILVAEDDDAMRAMLVRTLRRAGYTVVEVEDGFELGDYVAMMQGHGGTLVPPDLIVSDVRMPGRTGLEALGRLRDEGITCPVLLLSAFADEETHAEALRLGARRLLDKPVDLDVLKAAVRDAVAHD; from the coding sequence ATGACGAACGCGCCTCCCCAAGAAGAAGCAACGCCGGCCGCGCGCATCCTGGTGGCCGAGGACGACGACGCGATGCGCGCGATGCTCGTGCGCACGCTGCGGCGCGCGGGCTACACGGTGGTGGAGGTGGAGGACGGCTTCGAACTGGGTGACTACGTGGCGATGATGCAGGGCCACGGCGGCACGCTCGTCCCGCCGGACCTCATCGTCAGCGACGTGCGCATGCCGGGGCGCACCGGCCTGGAGGCACTTGGGCGCTTGCGTGATGAGGGCATCACCTGCCCGGTGCTGCTGCTCAGCGCCTTCGCGGACGAGGAGACGCACGCGGAGGCCCTGCGGCTGGGCGCCCGGCGGCTTTTGGACAAGCCGGTGGACCTGGACGTGCTGAAGGCCGCGGTGCGCGACGCGGTCGCGCACGATTGA
- a CDS encoding CheR family methyltransferase, with protein MSTLPLSPQVLAILAMLIEQRSGLHYGLEDRELLAEKLSTRALDAGFDSLLDYYYFLRYDPKGPEALDSLVEALLVHETYFFREPQALEVLVDELLVPEVKAGRKPRVWCAACATGEEPLTLAMLLDARGVLGNVSILATDLSARALERAQAGEYNLRCMRALPPGVQGRWLDVVDGRPRVRPDLMARVEWRQLNLVDTVHFPEPESCDAILCRNVLIYFQDDTARSVVDSLTRVLRPGGHLVVGTSESLMRFGTALHCEERRGAFFYSKAGP; from the coding sequence ATGTCCACGCTGCCGTTGTCCCCGCAGGTCCTGGCCATCCTCGCCATGCTCATCGAGCAGCGCTCGGGCCTGCATTACGGGCTCGAGGACCGGGAGCTGCTGGCGGAGAAGCTGTCCACCCGCGCGCTGGATGCCGGGTTCGACTCGTTGCTCGACTACTACTACTTCCTCCGCTACGACCCGAAGGGGCCGGAGGCGCTGGACTCGCTGGTGGAGGCGCTGCTCGTCCACGAGACGTACTTCTTCCGCGAGCCCCAGGCGCTGGAGGTGCTGGTGGACGAACTGCTGGTGCCGGAGGTCAAGGCCGGCCGCAAGCCCCGCGTCTGGTGCGCGGCGTGCGCCACCGGCGAGGAGCCCCTCACGCTGGCCATGCTGCTGGACGCGCGGGGCGTGCTGGGGAACGTGTCCATCCTGGCCACGGACCTGAGCGCCCGGGCGCTGGAGCGCGCGCAGGCGGGGGAGTACAACCTGCGGTGCATGCGCGCGCTGCCCCCCGGCGTGCAGGGGCGCTGGCTGGACGTGGTGGACGGACGTCCGCGCGTGCGTCCAGACCTGATGGCCCGGGTGGAGTGGCGGCAGCTCAACCTGGTGGACACCGTGCACTTCCCGGAGCCGGAGAGCTGCGACGCCATCCTCTGCCGCAACGTGCTCATCTACTTCCAGGACGACACCGCACGCAGCGTGGTGGACAGCCTCACCCGCGTGCTGCGGCCCGGCGGGCACCTGGTGGTGGGCACCTCCGAATCGCTGATGCGTTTCGGCACGGCGCTGCACTGCGAGGAGCGCCGCGGCGCGTTCTTCTATAGTAAAGCGGGGCCATGA
- the dctA gene encoding C4-dicarboxylate transporter DctA, with translation MSADAKPTSSRLYLYVLAAIFAGGLLGHFAPATAVKLKPLGDAFIALVKMLISPVIFLTVVLGVANVADMKKVGRVGGKALLYFEVISTFALVIGAVVVTVLKPGSGFNVDPRTLDASAVARFAQQAHDQSTAGFLLHIIPRTFVDAFTGEGDLLQVLLLALLFGFSLTAIGPVAKPVVVLFEALSKAFFHMIGTVMKLAPIGAGASMAFTLGAYGITSLGPLLRLMGCFYLACVLFVVVVLGLVARVTGFSILKFLRYIRAELFLVLGTSSSESALVPLMQKLERLGCSKSVVGLVVPSGYSFNLDGTNIYLTMAALFVAQALNVDLTFTQTATLLGVAMLTSKGASGVTGAGFITLAATLAVVPSVPVAGLALILGIDRFMSEARALTNFIGNGVASIVVSRWENELDRDRLRAELNGQSVPEAPPADAGTPA, from the coding sequence ATGAGCGCCGACGCGAAGCCCACCTCCTCCCGTCTCTACCTGTACGTGCTGGCGGCCATCTTCGCGGGGGGCCTCCTGGGCCACTTCGCGCCCGCCACCGCGGTGAAGCTGAAGCCGCTGGGGGACGCGTTCATCGCGCTGGTGAAGATGCTCATCTCCCCGGTCATCTTCCTGACCGTGGTGCTGGGCGTGGCCAACGTGGCGGACATGAAGAAGGTGGGCCGGGTGGGCGGCAAGGCCCTGCTCTACTTCGAGGTCATCTCCACGTTCGCGCTCGTCATCGGCGCGGTGGTGGTGACGGTGCTCAAGCCCGGATCCGGCTTCAACGTGGACCCGCGCACGCTGGACGCGAGCGCCGTGGCCCGCTTCGCGCAGCAGGCGCATGACCAGTCCACCGCGGGCTTCCTCCTGCACATCATCCCGCGCACCTTCGTGGACGCCTTCACCGGCGAGGGCGACCTGCTCCAGGTGCTGCTGCTGGCGCTGCTGTTCGGCTTCTCGCTGACGGCCATTGGCCCCGTGGCGAAGCCCGTGGTCGTCCTCTTCGAGGCGCTCTCCAAGGCCTTCTTCCACATGATTGGCACGGTGATGAAGCTGGCGCCCATTGGCGCGGGCGCGTCCATGGCCTTCACGCTGGGCGCCTACGGCATCACCAGCCTGGGCCCGCTGCTGCGCCTGATGGGCTGCTTCTATCTGGCGTGCGTGCTGTTCGTCGTCGTCGTGCTGGGGCTCGTGGCGCGGGTGACGGGCTTCTCCATCCTGAAGTTCCTGCGCTACATCCGCGCGGAGCTGTTCCTGGTGCTGGGCACGTCGTCGTCGGAGTCCGCGCTGGTGCCGCTGATGCAGAAGCTGGAGCGGCTGGGCTGCTCCAAGTCCGTCGTGGGGCTGGTGGTGCCCAGCGGCTACTCCTTCAACCTGGACGGCACCAACATCTACCTGACCATGGCCGCGCTGTTCGTGGCCCAGGCGCTCAACGTGGACCTCACCTTCACCCAGACGGCGACGCTGCTGGGCGTGGCGATGCTCACGTCCAAGGGCGCCTCCGGCGTCACGGGCGCGGGCTTCATCACCCTGGCCGCCACGCTGGCGGTGGTGCCGTCCGTGCCGGTGGCGGGGCTGGCGCTCATCCTGGGCATCGACCGGTTCATGAGCGAGGCGCGAGCGCTCACCAACTTCATTGGCAACGGCGTCGCCAGCATCGTCGTGTCCCGCTGGGAGAACGAGCTGGACCGCGACCGGCTGCGCGCGGAGCTCAACGGCCAGTCCGTGCCGGAAGCGCCGCCCGCCGACGCGGGGACTCCTGCCTGA
- a CDS encoding PAS domain-containing sensor histidine kinase encodes MAHAPARPRSRPPAPSSTEAPGLGLLALLDGLPEAFLGVDAGWRIRYLSPRMRELLGPRIQLGDDARKKAVDVLGLGSHLRLDAPATSQPASACYEHRWHEGDLCFEVSTRAVDGGLLVHCRDITREFQSRSELQRVGQLFQSVMEGTTDAIYIKDMEGRYQVINSAGARALGRTVPEVRGHSDEELFPPDEARANMKHDRDVLKAGHPLTYEDAQKDPTGELRVWLSTKGPLRDPEGHVFGLFGISRDITQRKWAEEEVRRHAEFQEHLMGIISHDIRSPLGAIMNWSRVLAAGGPAEETARTSRRIATAAVRIERLTRLLLDFTRARLVGGVVIEPRGSDAQELLSKVAHEFRVAFPQRDIVVEHKGNTQGHWDPDRLAQVVSNLVENALKYSPADAPVSLATRGLRNKVVMTIHNQGRPIPEATLPHLFEPFRQGPQQTRTLKMSYGLGLYIVREIVHAHGGTIDVTSTEGDGTTFTVTLPRRAPPKKGPPPAPPPPPSAHRP; translated from the coding sequence ATGGCCCACGCTCCCGCCCGACCGCGCTCCCGTCCCCCCGCCCCGTCCTCGACGGAGGCGCCCGGCCTGGGTCTGCTCGCGCTGCTGGACGGGCTGCCGGAGGCCTTCCTCGGCGTGGATGCGGGCTGGCGCATCCGCTACCTGAGCCCGCGCATGCGCGAGCTGCTGGGGCCGCGCATCCAGTTGGGGGATGACGCGCGCAAGAAGGCGGTGGACGTGCTGGGCCTGGGCTCGCACCTGCGCCTGGACGCGCCCGCCACGTCGCAGCCCGCCTCCGCGTGCTACGAGCACCGCTGGCACGAGGGCGACCTCTGCTTCGAGGTGTCCACCCGCGCCGTGGACGGCGGCCTGCTGGTGCACTGCCGCGACATCACCCGCGAGTTCCAGTCCCGCAGCGAGTTGCAGCGCGTGGGCCAGCTCTTCCAGTCCGTGATGGAGGGCACCACCGACGCCATCTACATCAAGGACATGGAGGGCCGTTACCAGGTCATCAACTCCGCGGGCGCGCGCGCCCTGGGCCGCACCGTCCCGGAGGTGCGCGGGCACTCGGACGAGGAGCTGTTCCCGCCGGACGAGGCCCGGGCCAACATGAAGCACGACCGGGACGTGCTCAAGGCGGGCCACCCCCTCACCTACGAGGACGCGCAGAAGGACCCCACCGGGGAGCTGCGCGTGTGGCTGTCCACCAAGGGCCCGCTGCGCGACCCGGAAGGCCACGTGTTCGGCCTGTTCGGCATCAGCCGCGACATCACCCAGCGCAAGTGGGCCGAAGAAGAGGTGCGCCGGCACGCCGAGTTCCAGGAACACCTCATGGGCATCATCAGCCATGACATCCGCAGCCCGCTGGGCGCCATCATGAACTGGTCGCGCGTGCTGGCGGCCGGGGGCCCCGCGGAGGAGACGGCGCGCACCAGCCGGCGCATCGCCACCGCGGCGGTGCGCATCGAGCGGCTGACGCGCCTGTTGCTGGACTTCACCCGCGCGCGGCTGGTGGGCGGCGTGGTGATTGAGCCGCGCGGGTCGGACGCGCAGGAGCTGCTGTCCAAGGTGGCGCACGAGTTCCGCGTGGCCTTCCCGCAGCGGGACATCGTCGTGGAGCACAAGGGCAACACGCAGGGGCACTGGGACCCGGACCGGCTGGCGCAGGTGGTGTCCAACCTGGTGGAGAACGCGCTCAAGTACAGCCCGGCGGACGCGCCCGTGTCCCTGGCCACGCGCGGCCTGCGCAACAAGGTGGTGATGACGATCCACAACCAGGGCCGCCCCATCCCGGAGGCCACCCTGCCCCACCTCTTCGAGCCCTTCCGCCAGGGCCCGCAGCAGACGCGCACGCTGAAGATGAGCTACGGCCTGGGGCTCTACATCGTGCGGGAAATCGTCCACGCGCACGGCGGCACCATCGACGTCACCTCCACCGAGGGCGACGGCACCACCTTCACCGTCACGCTGCCGCGCCGCGCGCCGCCCAAGAAGGGCCCGCCGCCCGCGCCGCCTCCGCCGCCGTCCGCGCACCGCCCCTGA